One segment of Chionomys nivalis chromosome 3, mChiNiv1.1, whole genome shotgun sequence DNA contains the following:
- the LOC130871563 gene encoding LOW QUALITY PROTEIN: peptidyl-prolyl cis-trans isomerase FKBP8-like (The sequence of the model RefSeq protein was modified relative to this genomic sequence to represent the inferred CDS: deleted 1 base in 1 codon), protein MASWAKPSEPAARPPAGVPPLEDFEVLDGVEDADGEEEEEEEDDLSGLPPLEDMGQLTVEETEQPGALAREFLAATEPEPAPAPAPEEWLDILGNGLLRKKTLVPGPPGSSRPLKGQVVTVHPQMSLENGTHVQEEPELTFTLGDCDVIQALDLSVPLMDVGETAMVTADSKYCYGPQGSRSPYIPPHAALCLEVTLKMAEDGPDLEMLSGQERVALANRKRECGNAHYQRADFVLAANSYDLAIKAITSSAKVDMTCEEEEQLLQLKVKCLNNLAASQLKLDHYRAALCSCSQVLEHQPDNIKALFRKGKVLAQQGEYSEAIPILRAALKLEPSNKTIHAELSKLVKKRAAQRSTETALYRKMLGNPSRLPAKCPGKGAWSIPWKWLFGATAVALGGVALSVVIAARN, encoded by the exons ATGGCGTCCTGGGCCAAGCCCTCTGAGCCCGCTGCTCGGCCACCTGCTGGGGTCCCACCATTGGAGGACTTTGAGGTGCTTGATGGGGTAGAAGATGCagatggggaagaggaagaagaggaggaagatgaccTCAGTGGGCTGCCGCCACTAGAGGATATGGGACAGCTGACAGTGGAGgagactgagcagccaggagccCTGGCTCGGGAGTTCCTGGCAGCCACAGAACCTgagccagccccagccccagcccctgaagAGTGGCTGGACATCCTGGGGAACGGACTGCTGCGGAAGAAGACACTGGTCCCTGGCCCGCCAGGCTCTAGCCGCCCTCTCAAGGGCCAGGTGGTGACCGTGCACCCGCAGATGTCCCTAGAAAATGGCACCCACGTACAGGAagagcctgaactgaccttcaCGCTGGGAGACTGTGATGTCATCCAGGCCTTGGACCTCAGTGTCCCGCTCATGGATGTGGGTGAGACAGCCATGGTCACCGCTGACTCCAAGTACTGCTACGGTCCCCAAGGCAGCAGGAGCCCGTACATC CCCCCCCACGCGGCCCTGTGTCTGGAAGTCACCCTGAAGATGGCAGAGGATGGACCTGACCTAGAGATGCTGAGTGGGCAAGAGCGTGTGGCTCTGGCAAACCGCAAGCGGGAGTGTGGCAATGCCCACTACCAGCGTGCTGACTTTGTGCTGGCTGCCAACTCCTATGACTTGGCCATCAAGGCCATCACCTCCAGTGCTAAAGTGGACATGACctgtgaggaagaggagcagCTGCTACAACTGAAGGTCAAGTGTCTGAACAACCTCGCGGCGTCGCAGCTGAAGCTGGACCACTACCGTGCGGCACTGTGCTCCTGCAGCCAGGTGCTAGAGCACCAGCCCGACAACATCAAGGCACTGTTCCGCAAGGGCAAGGTGCTGGCTCAGCAAGGAGAATATAGTGAGGCCATCCCCATCCTGAGGGCTGCCCTGAAGCTGGAACCTTCCAACAAGACGATCCATGCGGAGCTCTCAAAGCTGGTGAAGAAGCGTGCTGCACAGCGGAGCACAGAGACCGCCCTGTACCGAAAGATGCTAGGCAACCCCAGCCGGCTGCCCGCCAAGTGTCCGGGCAAGGGGGCCTGGTCCATCCCATGGAAGTGGCTGTTTGGGGCGACTGCTGTGGCCCTGGGGGGCGTGGCTCTCTCTGTGGTCATTGCTGCCAGGAACTGA